A section of the Harmonia axyridis chromosome 2, icHarAxyr1.1, whole genome shotgun sequence genome encodes:
- the LOC123672276 gene encoding cytochrome c oxidase assembly protein COX16 homolog, mitochondrial, whose amino-acid sequence MKLAIVEFFKSPFFKKGLPFFIICVGGSFGLKGFTSLRYEYSNKSSISREDFEKEGIKMKPPSEVTIEAEYEKLQKLDIDNWENVRGPRPWEEGTIEANKNRPK is encoded by the exons ATGAAATTGGCTatagttgaatttttcaaatcgcCTTTTTTCAAAAAAGGCTTACCTTTCTTCATTATATGTGTGGGAGGTTCCTTTGGACTGAAAGGTTTTACTTCTTTAAG ATATGAATACTCCAATAAAAGTTCTATTTCCCGAGAAGACTTTGAGAAAGAAGGTATAAAAATGAAACCCCCAAGTGAGGTTACAATTGAagctgaatatgaaaaattacaaaaattagaCATCGATAATTGGGAAAATGTACGAGGTCCTAGACCATGGGAAGAAGGAACTATAGAGGCAAACAAAAATAGACCGAAATAG
- the LOC123672272 gene encoding conserved oligomeric Golgi complex subunit 6 — protein MPENNENLLSRRLNKVLESRFENDKDTLDALKQLSTFYKENTIQARRNLRSQIEKQSLEINENFLSSFREVKDSFDSVYKDIMEINKQLQEMTTKVQNTKTHTRKLLDQTSSLQNDGLNNEIQQVIVKAFLKTFQLTPDEILILHGNKQNRNSPITKEIFSVLDKVHNIHENCKLLMQTGHQTLALDIMEQMTLHQEGALERMYRWTQNYCRNIDHPDYTEIVTLTMERLQERKVLFEYILEEYCIARRDVLVGDFINALTRGGPSGKPAPIETRSHDPQIYITDMLVWLNKSIPIEKNNIDMLVSRCKQTEELSNALNKALNSICEGICQTLKVRVDKILNTVNNAAVIYSVTNLIRYYKKCICKIVPAGALEITLTELQNFSEETFMTTLNQQIGNMLIRIEAPQRDLCPTPAITHILAILRDLLSTANMSEGRETDMMRIAQSILEPTLRAVNEQASRLPPTDMAVYLLNCMYSMYTCLSLYEFMDERLERLQAQSDAQIDTLTSEQASSLVANLSLGPIYTILQDQSHGPLSSIPGMEPSNLRKFLDKLDYLISTPESSLLPQINLLSSSKHKHAIQKRAFDLLIAIYKQLYEGINNPSNLYENPHLILNKTPEDLTKSLNKQFL, from the exons ATGCCTGAAAACAACGAAAATTTATTATCTCGACGTTTGAATAAAGTTCTAGAATCACGATTTGAAAATGATAAG GATACACTGGATGCTCTTAAGCAACTATCTACATTTTATAAGGAAAATACAATTCAGGCAAGGAGAAATCTCAGGAGTCAAATAGAAAAACAAAGccttgaaatcaatgaaaacttcTTGTCTTCTTTCCGAGAAGTCAAGGATTCCTTCGATTCAGTTTATAAAGACATAATGGAGATTAATAAACAGCTTCAAGAAATGACAACAAAAGTACAGAACACCAAAACACATACCAGGAAATTGTTGGATCAAACCAGCAGTTTACAAAACGATGG tttaaaTAATGAAATCCAACAAGTAATTGTTAAAGCATTTTTAAAAACATTTCAGTTAACACCTGATGAAATTCTTATACTACATGGTAATAAACAGAATCGGAATTCACCAATAACAAAAGAAATATTCAGTGTTTTGGATAAAGTTcataatattcatgaaaattgtaaATTGTTGATGCAAACTGGACACCAAACTTTAGCTCTTGATATAATGGAGCAAATGACTTTACATCAG GAAGGAGCTTTGGAAAGGATGTACAGATGGACACAAAAttattgcagaaatattgaTCATCCAGATTACACAGAAATAGTGACTCTAACAATGGAAAGACTACAAGAAAGAAAAGTATTATTTGA atacattTTAGAAGAATATTGTATTGCCAGGAGAGATGTTCTTGTTGGGGATTTTATAAATGCATTGACTCGCGGGGGCCCATCTGGAAAACCAGCTCCTATAGAAACTAGGTCACATGATCCCCAAATTTATATAACAGACATGCTGGTTTGGTTAAATAAGTCGATCcctattgaaaaaaacaatatagATATGCTTGTCTCTCGTTGTAAACAAACGGAAG AACTATCGAATGCTTTGAATAAAGCACTAAACAGTATTTGTGAAGGAATATGTCAAACACTAAAGGTTAGAGTGGATAAAATTCTCAATACTGTCAACAATGCTGCTGTTATATACTCTGTCACAAATTTGATAAGATATTATAAAAAGTGTATTTGCAAG ATAGTTCCAGCTGGTGCTCTTGAAATAACCCTAACGGAATTACAGAATTTCAGTGAAGAAACCTTTATGACCACTCTCAATCAACAAATCGGCAATATGTTAATAAGAATAGAAGCTCCCCAAAGAGATTTGTGTCCTACGCCTGCTATAACTCACATACTTGCCATTTTGAGGGACCTTCTATCTACAGCAAATATGAGTGAAGGCAGAGAGACAGATATGATGAGA ATTGCCCAGAGTATATTAGAACCAACATTGAGGGCTGTAAATGAACAAGCATCAAGATTGCCTCCTACAGATATGGCTGTTTATCTATTGAATTGTATGTATTCGATGTATACATGTTTATCATTGTACGAGTTTATGGATGAGAGATTAGAAAGGCTCCAAGCGCAGTCGGATGCACAAATTGACACATTAACTTCCGAACAGGCTAGCTCGTTAGTGGCTAATTTGTCATTGGGCCCGATATATACTATATTGCAGGATCAGAGTCATGGTCCATTGTCTAGCATTCCCGGAATGGAACCAAGCAAtctacgaaaatttttg GATAAATTGGATTACCTGATTTCTACACCTGAGTCTTCATTGCTTCCTCAAATTAACTTATTGTCATCGTCCAAGCATAAACATGCCATACAAAAGAGGGCTTTTGATCTTCTTATAGCCATATACAAACAACTCTATGAAGGAATCAATAATCCATCGAATTTGTATGAAAATCCTCACctaattttgaataaaacacCAGAAGATTTGACAAAATcgttgaataaacaatttttgtaa
- the LOC123672271 gene encoding prolyl endopeptidase: MKINYLSNLTKRLFADLRVVDKTLTKMSTTFTYPRAERMDCLLEDFFGTEIRDPYRWLESPNSPDTKKYIEEQNNVTIPFLNGCQYKEAIRSKITKLWNYRKVSNPYRRGSYYFQYRNSGLQNQSVIYKMDKLHSEGDVFLDPNTLSQDGTVALQSSAFSDDGNTFAYGLSKSGSDWIEVRFRDVETGKDYSEVLKKVRYSSLTWMKDNVGFFYGGYLDQKKSDGTEIDSSENQKLYYHKLGTNQDQDVVVVKFDDPHLRMGATVSYCGNYLVISPVKGCKNNLLYIGKLEKGKEITGEISLQPIVETFNADYEYITNNDDIFYFKTNRNAPNYHIIAIDLKNCTEENWKVIVPQHEKDVIDDIETVDNKYFVVSKLHDVKHILHLYEITTGKLVHEFELELGTIMHISCKRDHNQMFYSFCSYLTPNIIYQVDFDGDDIKVKVYHETVVGDFERNNYETRQVFYDSKDGTKIPMFLVARKGKLDNPSGDTPVWLYGYGGFNVSLTPSFGVSKLIFTDNFRGIYALANIRGGGEYGDKWHDGGRFGNKQNCFDDFQYAAKYLIEKNYTNNKNIVIQGGSNGGLLIAACINQAPELFGAAICQVGVLDMLRYHKFTIGHAWKTDYGCASIEEQFSYLIKYSPLHNIFEPNEEKQYPPTLLLTADHDDRVVPLHSLKFIAELQRKAGGSPHQKNPLLIRVETKAGHGSGKPTSKLIEELTDIFCFVSRTLNIPFHT, translated from the coding sequence ATGAAAATTAACTACCTCAGTAACCTTACTAAGAGATTATTCGCTGATTTGAGGGTTGTGGATAAAACCTTAACAAAAATGAGCACTACATTTACTTATCCTCGAGCAGAGCGAATGGACTGTttgcttgaagatttttttggtACTGAAATCAGAGATCCTTATAGATGGCTAGAAAGTCCAAATTCTCCAGACACAAAGAAGTAtattgaagaacaaaataatGTAACCATACCTTTCTTAAATGGTTGCCAATACAAAGAAGCTATAAGAAGTAAAATTACTAAGCTATGGAATTATCGTAAAGTTTCTAATCCTTATCGTCGTGGatcttattattttcagtacAGGAATAGTGGTTTACAAAATCAAAGTGTTATATATAAAATGGACAAATTACATAGTGAAGGAGACGTTTTTCTTGATCCAAATACCTTGTCCCAAGATGGAACAGTAGCTCTACAATCCAGTGCTTTCTCAGATGATGGAAATACCTTTGCTTATGGTTTAAGTAAGAGTGGTTCAGATTGGATTGAAGTAAGATTTCGTGATGTTGAAACTGGTAAGGATTATAGTGAAGTTCTTAAGAAGGTCAGGTATTCTTCTTTAACATGGATGAAAGATAATGTTGGCTTTTTCTATGGTGGTTACTTAGATCAAAAGAAATCTGATGGTACAGAGATAGATTCaagtgaaaatcaaaaattgtattATCATAAACTTGGTACCAACCAGGATCAAGATGTTGTTGTGGTAAAGTTCGATGATCCTCATTTGAGAATGGGAGCTACTGTTAGTTATTGTGGTAATTACTTAGTTATATCGCCAGTAAAAGGTTGTAAGAATAACTTGCTCTACATTGGGAAACTGGAAAAAGGAAAAGAGATCACAGGGGAAATATCTCTTCAGCCAATTGTAGAAACTTTCAATGCCGATTATGAGTACATCACTAATAATGATGATATCTTTTACTTCAAAACCAATAGAAATGCACCGAACTATCATATTATAGctattgatttgaaaaattgtacTGAAGAAAATTGGAAAGTTATAGTTCCTCAACATGAAAAAGATGTTATTGATGATATAGAAACAGtagacaataaatattttgttgtatccAAACTTCATGATGTAAAGCATATCttacatttatatgaaattacCACAGGAAAATTAGTGCATGAATTCGAATTGGAACTTGGAACAATTATGCATATTTCCTGCAAAAGAGATCATAATCAGATGTTTTACAGCTTTTGTTCATATTTAACACCTAATATCATCTATCAGGTCGATTTTGACGGAGACGATATCAAAGTGAAAGTGTATCATGAAACTGTTGTTGGAgatttcgaaagaaataatTATGAAACCAGACAAGTATTTTACGATAGTAAAGATGGAACCAAAATTCCAATGTTTTTGGTTGCTCGAAAAGGAAAATTAGATAATCCATCTGGCGATACACCGGTTTGGTTGTATGGTTATGGGGGTTTCAACGTGAGTTTGACCCCATCTTTCGGAGTCTCAAAATTGATTTTCACTGATAACTTTAGAGGAATTTATGCACTAGCTAATATTCGTGGTGGTGGAGAGTATGGAGACAAATGGCACGATGGAGGTCGTTTTGGCAATAAGCAAAACTGTTTTGATGATTTTCAATATGCAGCAAAGtacttaattgaaaaaaattatacaaataataaaaatattgtaattCAAGGAGGTTCCAATGGTGGCCTTCTAATAGCTGCTTGTATCAATCAGGCGCCTGAACTATTTGGTGCAGCGATTTGCCAAGTAGGAGTTTTAGATATGCTGCGTTACCATAAATTTACCATTGGTCACGCCTGGAAGACTGATTATGGATGTGCATCTATTGAAGAGCAATTCAGTTATCTCATTAAGTATTCTCCACTACATAATATCTTTGAgccaaatgaagaaaaacagtATCCTCCAACACTTTTGTTGACGGCCGATCATGATGATAGAGTTGTACCATTGCATTCTCTGAAATTTATTGCTGAATTGCAGAGGAAAGCTGGAGGTTCTCCGCATCAaaaaaatccattgctcatacGTGTGGAAACCAAAGCTGGACATGGTAGTGGAAAACCAACATCCAAGTTAATCGAAGAATTAACagatatattttgttttgtctCAAGAACTTTGAATATTCCTTTTCATACTTAA
- the LOC123672275 gene encoding ras-related protein Rab-21, whose amino-acid sequence MNNSTNSVSYLNFKVVLLGEGCVGKTSLVLRYVEDKFNNNHISTIQASFLNKKLNIDGKRVNLAIWDTAGQEKFHALGPIYYRSSNGAVLVYDITDEDSFQKVKCWVKELRKMLGTDICLIIVGNKTDLEKDRHVNFEEAKTYAANVGAEYFETSAKLNQGVEDMFFTLTEKMMEAHQQKMSKTTSLNRQNSQRNNILVVEDDQVEQTQKNCCGSS is encoded by the exons atgaataattcaactAATTCAGTTagttatttaaatttcaaagttgTCCTTTTAGGAGAAGGATGCGTTGGAAAAACTAGCTTAGTTCTTAGATATGTTGAagataaattcaataataatcatATAAGTACAATTCAA GCATCATTTCTCAACAAGAAACTGAATATTGATGGAAAGAGAGTAAATTTAGCAATATGGGATACAGCTGGTCAAGAGAAATTTCATGCACTTGGTCCCATATATTATCGTTCatcaaatggagccgttttaGTTTACGATATTACAGATGAAGATTCTTTCCAGAAAGTGAAATGTTGGGTCAAGGAACTGAGGAAAATGTTGGGCACCGATATTTGTCTGATCATAGTAGGAAATAAGACTGATTTAGAAAAAGATAGACATGTTAATTTTGAAGAAGCGAAAAC GTATGCTGCTAATGTTGGGGCTGAGTATTTCGAAACATCTGCCAAACTTAATCAGGGAGTAGAAGATATGTTTTTTACATTGACTGAAAAAATGATGGAAGCTCATCAGCAAAAAATGTCTAAGACAACATCCCTCAACAGACAAAATTCTCAGAGAAATAATATATTAGTGGTAGAAGATGATCAAGTAGAGCAAACTCAGAAAAATTGCTGTGGGAGTTCCTAA